GCACCCGCCGCAGCGCCCGGCCGACCTTGCGTCCGAAGGCCGAGAAGCGCGCCAGGTCCAGCGCGACATCCGTCAGGGGATCCGGTCGTCCCGAGAGGTGACGACACAGGCGCTGGATCACGTCGCGGACGGGAGCGCCGGGGCGCTTCACCTCGGGACGGCCGGGGCATTTCGCGGCCAGCTCGGCGCGCACGGCCTGGTCGTCGTTCTCCGGCGCGATCAGGAAGTCGACGCCCTTGCGGGTCCAGGCCAGTCCGCAAGCGCCCAGGGACGTAGCGAAGACGGTGTAGCCTGGTTCGAGGTCGGGGGCCATGCGCATCTCCTCAGAAAGGTACGATCAGGGGTTGCGAGTACGTGAAGACGCTGCCGCGGCCCAGCTCGCTCGCGACCTCGATCTCGCCGCCCATCAGGCCCCCCAGGCGCCGGCAGATGGCCAGCCCCAGCCCGACGCCACGGCGAGTGCGGTCCGGCATCACGTTCGACTGGCGGAAGTCCTCGAAGATCGCCGCGAGCTCCTCCGGGGGAATGCCCGGCCCGGTATCGGAGACGGACAGCCGGAGGCGCCCATTCTCGAACCGGCAGTCGACGGCCACTACGCCCTCGTCGGTGAACTTGACCGCGTTGTCCAGCAGGTTGCGCAGGATCTGCTCCAGGCGCAGCGGCGCCCCGAACATCTCCCTGACATCGTCGGCGATCGTGCACCTCGATGCCAGCCCCTTCCTCCGCAGGTCGGACTGGACGCCGCGCAGCGCCCTCTCGACGACTTCGCGCATGTCGAAGATCGTGTTGACTATCTTCAGGGTGCCCGCCTCGATGCTGGACAGGTCGAGCGTGTCGTCGATCAGCTGTCGCAGCTGCAGGGCGCTCTCCTTGACGTAGCCCAGGTGCTCCCTCGTCTCGTCGTTGATCTCGCCGGACAGGCCGCTGAGCATGATGTCGGTGAAACCCATGATCGCGTGCAGCGGGGTGCGCAGCTCGTGGGAGAACGTCGCCAGGAAACGCGTCTTGAGATCGTCCGCGGAACGGGCCCTCTTCGTAGCCTCCGCCAGCTCGGCGGTCCGCTCGGCGACGCGCCGCTCCAGGTCCAGCTCGTTCAGCTTGCGTCCGGTGACGTCGTGGACGTAGCCGTGGAAACCGGCCGGCTCGCCCTTCTCATCGCGCAGGGCCACCGTCGACTCGTGCACCCAGATCGCCTCGCCATCCGGGCGCACGATCCTGTACTCGAGTTCGAGGTGGTCGTCGCCCGCGGCGAGGGCCTCGTCCACCCGGTCCACGAGCGCGTCGATGTCCTCGGGATGGACGATGTCGCCGTACCGGAAACCCGGCACGAGCATCTGATCCCGCGTCCAGCCCAGGTACGCGCCGACGTTGGCAGAGACGTAGTCCACCGTCCAGTAGTCGTCCGCGCGCCAGCGGAAGAAGATGGTGGGCCCGCCCAGGAAGAGGCCGCGATCGCGAGCGAGCTGCCGCTCCTGCCGCCAGTGCGCGGTAACGTCCATCATCATGCCCACCACGAGGGTCGTGTCCGCCTCGGGGGTGACGACGCGCTCGGCGACGGCCCGGATGGTCTTCTCGCCCGGCCCGTCGATCTTGAGCCGGAACTCCGCGATCACGGATTCCGACCGGCCCACGATGACGGACTCCAGGGAGGAGGCGACGCGGCCGCGGTCCGCGGCGTGGACCAAGGCCAGCACGCGCGCGAGATCGTAGGCCGCTTCGCCGCCCGTGATGCCCAGGATCTCGCACGTCTCGTCCGACAGGATGACCTCGTCCTTCCCCGGATCGTAGGACCAGCTGCCGACCCGTGGCGAGAAGACCGTGCCCCAGGTCACGGACTTCAGCGCCCGCTCGAGCAATTGCAGGCCCCCCGCGATTCCAGCGACCGTATCGCCGCCCGGCGCCGCCCGGGCCGGCGATCCGCCCATATGTTCGTCGATCGACATCCTCACGCCTCCATTCGGGGCTCGGGCCCCCGCATGCGACCGGGCCGCCGCCGGTTTTCGCCAGCGCGGCGGCATCGTGAATAATCTAGGCCCCGGGCGAATGAGAACCGATAGGATTATCCTGCTGTCTTGCTACAATTACGTATAATCGAGATGCGGTCCGGGCTCCCGTCAGTCCCGTGACGGGTCCGGCGCCTCGACTCCGAGCATACTGCGAACGTGCCGGAATCGCCATGTCCGATCCCGGCGCCGGTTTGATCCCTTCGGAGGCGGAGTTCTGCCCATGTCCCAGATCGTGCTCAGATCGGTGTCGCTCGCCTTCGGCGGACCACCCGTGCTCGATGGGGTTGACCTGCGCATCGAGCGCGGCGAACGCATCTGTCTGCTCGGACGCAACGGCGAGGGCAAGACCTCGCTGCTGCGGCTGCTCGCGGGCGAGGAAGCGCCCGACCACGGCGAGCTGGCGCGCGAACCGGGTCTGCGCGTCGCCATGCTGCCCCAGGAGATTCCCCCGGAGCTGGCGGGCGCCGCCCTCGACGTGGTGGGGGGCCGGGCGCACGAGGCCGAGCGCGCCCTGTCGCTGGTCGGTGTCTCGCCGGATCAGGACACGGCCGCCATGTCCACCGGGCGCCGGCGCCGCGTGCTGCTGGCGCGGGCGCTGGCCGCCGATCCCGATGTC
This genomic window from bacterium contains:
- a CDS encoding PAS domain-containing protein gives rise to the protein MSIDEHMGGSPARAAPGGDTVAGIAGGLQLLERALKSVTWGTVFSPRVGSWSYDPGKDEVILSDETCEILGITGGEAAYDLARVLALVHAADRGRVASSLESVIVGRSESVIAEFRLKIDGPGEKTIRAVAERVVTPEADTTLVVGMMMDVTAHWRQERQLARDRGLFLGGPTIFFRWRADDYWTVDYVSANVGAYLGWTRDQMLVPGFRYGDIVHPEDIDALVDRVDEALAAGDDHLELEYRIVRPDGEAIWVHESTVALRDEKGEPAGFHGYVHDVTGRKLNELDLERRVAERTAELAEATKRARSADDLKTRFLATFSHELRTPLHAIMGFTDIMLSGLSGEINDETREHLGYVKESALQLRQLIDDTLDLSSIEAGTLKIVNTIFDMREVVERALRGVQSDLRRKGLASRCTIADDVREMFGAPLRLEQILRNLLDNAVKFTDEGVVAVDCRFENGRLRLSVSDTGPGIPPEELAAIFEDFRQSNVMPDRTRRGVGLGLAICRRLGGLMGGEIEVASELGRGSVFTYSQPLIVPF